A single Cannabis sativa cultivar Pink pepper isolate KNU-18-1 chromosome 7, ASM2916894v1, whole genome shotgun sequence DNA region contains:
- the LOC115697142 gene encoding LOW QUALITY PROTEIN: purine permease 21 (The sequence of the model RefSeq protein was modified relative to this genomic sequence to represent the inferred CDS: deleted 1 base in 1 codon; substituted 1 base at 1 genomic stop codon), whose product MGGVEELQLSIIRANESNNNQPITCSSHQHRKLTISIRIGIYSFFVLCGQAVATLLGRLYYEKGGKSKWMATLVQLVGFPIFLPYYFIPNKNHKLLVTKTKTNKLLVTTIYFVLGLLIAANCYLYSVGLMYLQVSTYSIILSSQLAFNAFFSFFLNSQKFTPYIINSLVLLTISSLLLVFEPXIQDSSSSSSKISKGKYAIGFICTLGASAGSGLNLNLTQFFMKKVLKNESFSVIIDVIVFQSLGATIVTLVGLFASSEWSTLREEMNEFQLGKVSYVMTLLWITITWQIYFIGVVGLVLEVSSLFSNVISVLGSPIVPIMAVFFFHENMDGVKAMAMVLAIWGFVSYAYQNYLDNCSSKNDNPIRNGQTNVTC is encoded by the exons CAAATGAATCCAACAACAACCAGCCAATAACTTGTTCTTCTCATCAACACAGAAAACTTACAATTTCAATTCGAATCGGAATCTATTCATTCTTTGTTCTTTGTGGACAAGCAGTAGCAACCTTATTAGGAAGATTGTATTATGAAAAAGGTGGAAAGAGTAAATGGATGGCTACACTTGTTCAATTAGTAGGATTTCCTATTTTTCTTCCTTACTATTTCATAccaaataaaaatcataagttACTAGTTACCAAAACCAAAACAAATAAGTTACTAGTTACCACAATTTACTTTGTTCTTGGCCTACTCATAGCAGCAAATTGTTACCTTTACTCAGTTGGACTTATGTACCTTCAAGTATCAACTTACTCAATCATATTATCATCTCAATTAGCTTTCAATGCTTTCTTCTCATTCTTTCTCAACTCACAAAAATTCACTCCTTACATAATAAACTCCCTAGTACTTCTCACCATCTCCTCTCTTTTGCTAGTTTTCGAACCCTGAATC CAagactcttcttcttcttcttctaaaatCTCAAAAGGGAAGTATGCAATTGGGTTTATTTGCACATTGGGTGCCTCAGCAGGGTCTGGTTTGAACCTAAACTTAACTcaatttttcatgaaaaaagTTCTTAAAAATGAGAGCTTTTCAGTTATCATTGATGTTATAGTGTTTCAATCACTTGGGGCAACTATTGTAACACTTGTGGGACTTTTTGCAAGTAGTGAGTGGTCAACTTTGAGGGAAGAAATGAATGAGTTTCAACTTGGGAAAGTTTCATATGTCATGACATTATTATGGATCACTATAACATGGCAAATTTACTTCATTGGAGTAGTGGGTTTAGTACTAGAAGTCTCTTCACTCTTCTCTAATGTCATAAGTGTTTTGGGTTCACCTATTGTCCCAATTATGGCTGTGTTTTTCTTCCATGAAAATATGGATGGGGTCAAAGCTATGGCTATGGTTTTGGCTATTTGGGGTTTTGTTTCTTATGCTTATCAAAACTATCTTGACAATTGTAGTTCCAAGAATGATAATCCAATAAGGAATGGTCAAACCAATGTTACATGCTAA